TTCACGCGGCTTGATCGTCGGGTTTGAGGGCGGCGAGTGCGGCGCGCAAGTGCTTGTAGACTTCGCGTTGAGCGCCGAGATCGGCGGGCAGTTCGAAGCGCAGTTGCTCGATGGCTTGAACGAGGTGGGCGCCGCCGGGCGTGCGCTCGGGTTCGGGCCGGGCCCACTCGGGCAGTTCGGGCTCGCGAACGGGGGTGCGCTTGGCGTCGTCCCACTCGACCCACGACATCGGCAAGTCGTAGAGGTAGCGGCCCACGCCGAAATGAACGGCGCAGCGCTTGAGTGCATCGCTGGCGGCCGCCTTGAGGGTGCCCGCCTCGCCTTCTCCCGCCTCGCCGATGTCCTCGCGTGTCACGCCGAGGACGGTGAGTCGGCCCTTGACGGTCGGGGTGGGCGTGCCGTCGATAGGGGTGATTTCGAAGTGCCAGTCGTTGGGGCAGACGGCGTCGAGCCGGTCCATGACGGCGCGAGCGTCCACGTACGCGACCATCAAGGCGCGCTTCTTGTCCTTCGTGACCGCTTGCGGCTTGAAGTCCACGAGGTGCGTCGGGAAGGGGGCGCTGAGTCTGCGTTGGACATCGCTCAACTTCATGTATTTAGTTTACAACAGAATGGCGTTTCGTTCAAGGCAGAATGCATGTAAGGTCTTACGGCAGTCGATTAGGGCTCTGAGAGTTCCCCTGCTTGCGGGCACGGACTGAAACAAAAAGATCACACGTCAGTATTATAGTGAATATTTTCACTTGCTGCGTAATTTTAAGGGCGCTGGTCAAAGCGCCCCCGAAGTCATTCGCGCAACGCCAAACCCACCTCGGCGAGTTGACCTTCGTCCACGGAACCCGGCGCCTCCACCATGAGGTCCACGCCTCGATTGTTCTTCGGAAATGCGATGACTTCGCGAATGGACGTCGCGCCCGACATGACCATCACGAGACGGTCGAAGCCCCACGCGATGCCGCCGTGTGGCGGCGTGCCGTACCCGAGGGCGTCCATGAAGAACCCGAACTTCGCGCGCGCCTGCTCCTCGCTGAATCCGATCGCCGTGAACATCGTCGCTTGCACCTCGGGCGAGTGGATGCGCACCGAACCTCCGCCGATCTCGAAGCCGTTGAGGACGAGGTCGTACGCCTTGGCGCGAATCTCGCCTTGCCGGTCCGTGCCGAAGAGAGGCAAGTCCTCGTCGTGCGGCGCCGTGAACGGATGGTGCATGTACGTCCACGTGCCCGTCTCGGGATCTCGGTCGAGTTGAGGAAAGTCGGTCACCCACAACATCGCGAACTTCGGACCGTTCGCGGCGAGGTCGAACAAGTCGCGGAGCGCCAATCGGACCGCGCCGAGCGCCTCAACGGCCGTGCGCCAAGCCCCCGCCGAGAACAGCAGCGTCCCGCCCTCGGCGAGCCCCGTGCGCGCGATCAGCTCGCTCGCCTGCGCGCCGACGAACTTGCTGATTCCGCCCGTGAGCGAATTTCCCTCGCGCTTGGCCCAAGCGAGACCGCGCGCTCCGTTCTGCTTGGCGACGCGCTCCAACTCGTCGATCTGCTTGCGCGTCAATTCGGGCGCCGCAACGACCTTCACGACGCCGCCGTTCGCGACGGCGTCCGCGAAGGCTTTGAACTCCGCGCCGCCGAAAACGTCGGTGACGTCGGCGAACTTCATATCGAAGCGCACGTCGGGCTTGTCCGAGCCGTAGTCGTTCATCGCGTCCGCGTACGTCATGCGAGGCAGGGGAGACGGCAACGCCTCGCCCAGCACCGTCTGGAACACGTGGCGAAGCAGACGCTCGTTGAGCGCCAAGATGTCCTCTTGATCCACGAAGCTCATCTCCATGTCGAGCTGCGTGAAGTCGGGCTGACGATCGGCGCGCAAGTCCTCGTCACGAAAGCAGCGCGCGAACTGGTAGTAGCGGTCGACGCCCGCGATCATCAACAACTGCTTGAACAACTGCGGACTTTGCGGCAGCGCGTAGAACTCGCCTTTGGAAAGGCGGCTCGGCACGAGGAAGTCACGCGCGCCTTCCGGCGTGCTCTTCGTGAGCATCGGCGTTTCGACTTGCAAGAAGCCTTCCGCGTCGAGAAAGCTTGTCAGCGCGGCGATCACCTTGGACCGCAAGCGAAGCTTCTCGAACATCTCCGGGCGGCGCAAATCCAAGTAGCGGTACTTCATGCGAATTTCCTCGGAGACGCGCTCGCCTTGCTCGAGCTCGAACGGCGGCGTCTTGGCCTCGTTGAGGATCTGGAGGCGCTTCGCGACGACCTCGAACTGTCCGAGGCCTTCCTTGCGCTGCGACTCGGGTCGAAGGCGAAGTTCGCCTTCGATTTCCACCACGAATTCCGCGCGGACCTTTTCGGCTTCCGCGAACGCGGCCGAGTCGGGTTCCACCTCGACTTGCAGCACGCCCGTGCGGTCTCGAACTTCGAGGAAGATCAGCTTGCCGAAGTCGCGTCGCCGCGCCACCCAGCCTTGCAGCGTCACCGTTTGCCCGAGTTGTTGTTCGCCGACGCTGGCGACGTACCCGCTTCGTTTCATCGCGTTCCTCCTAGAATGTCGTTCAAATTCGCTTGAGGTACGTCGCGCACCTCGCCGCTTTCGAGGTTCTTGAGGCTCACGCTGCCGCGCGCCGCCTCGTCCGATCCGAGCAGCGCGAGAAAACGCGCTCCCTTTTTCGCCGCGTCCTGCGCCGCCGCGCCAGGCTTGCGGGCCTTCACGGCGAATTCCGCGCGTCCCACCGCTCGGACGCTCATCGCCACCTTCGCCGCCGCCGCCAGCAACTCCTCGTCGAGCGCCGCCACGAACAGGAGCGGCCCGTCCGCGCTCGGCAAGGCCACGCCTTCTTGCTCCAACGCGAGCAAGGCGCGCTCCACGCCGAACGCCCACCCGACCGCCGGGGTGTGCGCCCCGCCGAGTTCCTCCGCGAGGCCGTCGTAGCGTCCGCCGCCGCCGAGCGCGGACTTCGCGCCGATGCGGTCGTGGTGGATCTCCCACGCCGTGCGGCGGTAGTAATCGAGGCCGCGCACGATACTCGGATCCACCTCGTACTTCACGCCCCACGCGTCGAGGTACGAGCGTACCGCGCTGAAGTGAGCGCGCGCGTCGTCACCGAGGAAGTCCAGCATCGCCTTGGGCTGAAGTTCGTCGATGAGGACTTGGTCGTCCTTGCTCTTGGAGTCGAGGATGCGCATGGGATTTCGAACGAGGCGGTCCTTCGAGTCCTCGGAGAGGCGCTCGGCGTGCCGCCCGAACAACTCCCTGAGGTAGGCGTTGTACTGCTCGCGGTCCTGGGGATCGCCGACCGATCCGAGCTTCACGGTCGTCTCCTTCACGCCGAGGCGCGCGTACACGGCCACCATGAGCTGAATCGCTTCCGCGTCCACGATAGGATCGGCGCTGCCGATCACCTCGTAATCCACTTGATGAAATTGACGGTAGCGTCCCTTTTGGACGTTCTCGGCGCGAAACATCGCTCCCGCCGTCCACAGGCGCAGCGGCGAGCCGAGTTGCTTGAGGCCGTTTTCCAGGTAGGCGCGCACGATCGACGCGGTGCCTTCGGGACGCAGAACGAACTTGTCGCGCTCCTCGAAGTACGAGACGGTGAACATCTCCTTGCGGACGATGTCGGTCGAGCCGCCCACGCCGCGCTTCACGAGGTCGACGGCCTCGAAGATCGGCGTTTCGACGAAGGCCGCGCCCGCACGTTCCAGCACGTCTTTCGCGGCGTCCACGACGAACGCGTGCCAACGCGCGCTCGTGAGCGGTTCTATTTTCGGTGAGCCGTCGGGCAGGTGGTCCAGCGTGCCCTTGGGCCGTTGCAACGAAGCCATGAAGGCGATTCTAACGCCTCACCGCAAATTCCGCCGAAAGAACGCGGTCACGCGCGCTTGAAACGTCGCGTCGGCCGCGCCACGAAAGGTGTGCGGCGCCCGGGCGTACTCGAAGCACTCGGCGCTCTTGCCCGCCGCCTTCAACTTCGCGCACGTCTCTCGCGCCCACCCGGCGGGCACTTGATCGTCGGCCGCGCCTTGATGCACGCTGAACACCGCGTTCGACAATCGGTAGAAGTGCGCGGGAGACACGGCGTCCGTCACGCTTCGCGGCGCGTCCAATTCCTCGCGTCCGCGCGTGCCCTTCGAAAACACGTAGAACACTTGACGGGCGTTCTTGCGGTCGTCGCCGCTCATCGCGCCGTACAGCACGACCGCCTTGATCTTAGGATCGACCACGGCGACGCGTTGCGCGATGCCGCCGCCCATCGAGTGGCCCCACAAGCCGACGTTGGCGGACGCTTCTCGCAGCGGCCCCGCCTGACCAGCGCTTTTCCGCACGATCGACGCGAGGTTGAGGACGTCACGCGCGTACTCGATGCGAAAGGCGCCGTCGGGCCGTCCTTGCGAAGCTCCGTGCCCACGGTAATTGGGGTGGATCACCAAAAAGCCCGCGCGGGCGAGCGCGTCCGCGTAACGCGTGGTGTAATCCAGCAATCGGTACGTCGACGGATCGACGTAGCCGTGCAGCACCAGCACCACCGGAAACGGCCCTTTGCCGCTCGGGACGTTCATGAAGCCCGCGACCTTCAAGTTGTCCGAATCCCAGCGCACCTCGCTGCGCGTGAAGGCCGCGTTTCGCTCTAGCACGCGCGTCACCGTGAACGCGCCCGATCCGAAGGTGTCGGCGCGTAGTTGCTCGATCGACGCGTACCTCGAAGCGGCGTTCACGCCGAGCAAGGCGTTGAGGGCGAGCACGACGCGCATGCCCTCACCGTACACCACGCCGCGTTCGGTTGCATGGAACGGGGGGCCGAAGGCCCCCGTTCCATGCAACTTCGATTCGACTTACTGCTTCACGCTGAACGGCAAGGCCGTCGAGTGCATGTCGCCGACTTCCACGAACAGGTACGATCCGCCCGTCGGGGTGTTGGCGGGCACCGTGAAGACGATTTGGCTGTCCGTCCAAGATTGGACGGCCGAAGCGGGCAGCACGAAGCCGCCCGAAGCGTCGGCGTTCGCGCCGATGCGAATGCGACCGGTCGCGGGACCGCCCAGGTAACGTCCTTGCAGCGTCACCGTGCCTCCGACGCTCGCGCTCTCGCTGACCTTCACGAGGACGGGCGTCACCGTGACACCGCGAATGGCCGCTGTCGGCGCGCACGACGCGAGGACGGGGAACAGCAGGGCGCCAATGATCAGCAGTTTCTTCATGCAAAGCCTCCGATTCGCACGCTCGACCTCGGGAACGTTCCCGAGGGATCGAGCCGCTCTCGAGGTCAGTGTATGATTCATTAGAATGGACGGTCAAACGGCGCCGCGCCGTGTATTACTTCTCGAAAATCCGCGTTCCGGTCAGTCGCTGACAGATCTGAGCGTGTTCACGTCGCTGTTGGAGGCGCGCGGCGTCGAAATCACGCTGCGTCCGCACTTGCCCGGCGTGCCCTTCGCGGATCTGCTCACGGACGTTCGCGCGTTCGACGCGGTCGTCGCCGTCGGTGGGGACGGCACGGCGTCCAGCGTGGCGTTCGCCATGCGCGGCTCGAACGTTCCCTTGCTCGTGTACCCGGCCGGCACGGCGAACCTCATCGCGCAGAACTTGCACTTGCGCGCCGACCCTGCTTTTCTCGCGGACGTGCTGCTGAGCGGACAGACGATCGTCACGGACCTCGGGCAACTGCACGCGGGCACGACGATGTGCGGCTTCACCCTCATGGCGGGCGTGGGCGCCGACGCCGTGATGATCAAGGATTCCGAGGAGCTCAAGCCGCGCCTCGGCGTCGGCGCGTACGTCGTGAGCGCCCTGAGGCAACTCACGCCGAAAGCCGTGAAGTTCAACGTCACCATCGACGGCCGAACGATCGAAACCGAGGGCATCAGCGTCGTCGTCGCGAACTTCGGAATGGTGAACTTCCGCCTTCCCGTCGCGAGCGGCATCGATCCGACCGACGGCGTCCTCAGCATCATCGTCGTGAAAGCGTCGTCGCCGCTTTCGCTCGTTCCGAACGTCATCGACTCGGTTCGCATGCGCTTCGGGCTCGGCGATCCCATGTTCGACGACAACCTCGAATTCTACGAGGGCCGCGAAGTGCACATCGAAGCCGAAGAACACCTTCCCATCCAATTCGACGGCGAGTCCTTCGGAGAGCGCTTGCCGCTCACGGCCCGCGTGTTGCCCGGCGCGGCGCGCTTCCTCACACACGTCGAACTCGACCGCATCACGACGTGAACCCATCCCAACGCCCGTTCGGTTACACTCGAACGTGATGCCCGATCTCAACCTCGAACTGCAAGAACTCGTCGCCGAGATGGAAGCGCGCCGAGCGAACGTCGTCGCAGGCGGCGGTCCCGACCGCGCCAAGAAGCAGCACGAAGGCGGCAAGATGACCGCCCGCGAACGCATCGAGCACCTTCTCGATTCCGGCTCGTGGCTGGAGTTCTCCACCTTCACCGAGCACGGCGGCGGCCCGCTGATGCGCGGCGTGGAAGCGCCCGGCGAAGGCGTCGTGACGGGACGAGGCACCATCAACGGCCGTCAAGTCTTCGTGTTCTCGCAAGACTTCACCGTCCTCGGCGGCAGCTTGGGCAAGATGAACGCCCAGAAGGTCACGAAGATCATGGATCTCGCCGCGAAGACGGGCTGTCCCGTCATCGGCCTCAACGACTCGGCGGGCGCGCGCATTCAAGAAGGCGTCGACAGCCTCTCGGGTTACGGCGAGATCTTTTACCGCAACGCGATCTACTCGGGCGCCATTCCGCAAATCTCGGCCATTCTCGGTCCGTGCGCGGGCGGCGCCGTGTACAGCCCGGCGCTCACCGACTTCGTCTTGATGAGCGAGGGCACGTCGTACATGTTCATCACGGGCCCCGAAGTCATCAAGAGCGTCACGCGCGAAGACGTCACCTTCGACGAACTTGGCGGCGCGCACGTCCACACCCGCCGTTCGGGCGTCGCGCACCTCGCCGGGCAAGGCGACGAGGACACCTTGCGTCTCGTGCGCAGCCTGCTCGCGTACTTGCCGCAAAACGCGAAGGAAAAACCGCCGACGCGTCCCACGAGCGATCCCGTCGACCGCGCGACGCCCGAACTGCTCGACGTCGTCGTGCCCGATCAACGCAAGCCGTACGCGATGCACGACGTGATCGAGAGCCTCGTCGACGACGCGACCTTCTTCGAGATCCAGCCGCACTTCGCGCGCAACATCCTCGTCGGCTTCGCGCACCTCGGCGGCAAGGTCGTCGGAATCGTCGCGAACAACCCGAAATTCATGGCGGGCACGCTCAACATCGACGCGTCCGACAAGGCCGCGCGATTCATTCGTACCTGCGACTGCTTCAACATTCCCATCTTGACGCTCGTGGACGTCACAGGCTTCTTGCCGGGCGTGGCGCAAGAGCACGCGGGCATCATCCGCCACGGCGCGAAGATGCTGTACGCCTACGCCGAGGCGACCGTTCCGAAGGTCACGCTCATCACCCGCAAGAGTTACGGAGGCGCCTACCTCGCCATGAACTCACGCGACATGGGCGCCGACGTCGTGTACGCGTGGCCGACCGCCGCCGTGGCCGTCATGGGCGCCGAGGGCGCCGCGAACATCGTGTACCGCCGCGAAATCCAGAAGTCCGACAATCCCGCCGCGACGCGCGCCGAGAAGATCAAGCAGTACAAAGACACCTTCGACAATCCGTACGTCGCCGCCGCCAAGGGGTACATCGACGACGTCATTGCCATCGAGGACACGCGCCGCGTCCTCATTCAGACCTTCGAGATGCTCGAGCACAAGGACGAGGCGCGGCCGTACAAGAAGCACGGCAACATCCCCCTTTGACGACAAAAGCGGGAGGAGGACCGACGGTCCTCCTCCCGCTTCGAAGTGCGGTCAGCGTGCGCCGAAGTCTTGAACCCAGTAGTGCTTGTAGGTGCTCGTGGCGTTGTAGACGTACCCGACGCCCAATTCGCGCAGCGACGCGTTCATGATGTTGCGGCAGTGACCGGGCGATTGCAGCCAGCCTTGCACGACTTGCTCGGGCGTCGTTTGACCTGCCGCGATGTTCTCGGCGAGCGTGCGGTACCCGGTGTACCCGGCGGCGACGACGCGTTGCACGAACGTCCGTCCGTCGAGGGAGGTGTGCGAGAAGTAGTTTTTCGCAGCCATGTCCGCCGCGTGGTTGCGCGCGGCGGTCGCGAGGTTGGCGTTCCACGAGAGGGCGGGCGCGGCGACGAAGCTCTCCGTGCCGCACACGCGCGCGACCGCGCGCGCTTGGTTGGTGAGCGTGAGAACGCGTTGCTCGAAGTCGCTCGGAGTGGGCGACGGCGTGGGAGTGGGGGTTGGCGTCGGCGTGGGCGTGGGCGTCGGTGAGGGAGCCGGAGCCGGGGCTGGCGCGTTCGCGGGCGCCGTCACGACGACTGGAATGTCCAAGAAGTTGCTGGGCGCCGCGACGAGCGTCGCGCGCACGACCGCCGTTCCGGCCGCGACGGCCGTGACGTAACCGCTTTGCGTGACCGTCGCGACGGCCGCGTTCGACGTGGTCCACTGCAGTTGGCCCGGTTGCGCGGGTTGACCGTTGATGGTGAGGTTGATTTGCGTCGAGGTGCCCGCGACGAGTGTGATCGTCGAGCCGATGGCTTGCGCGGCAATGCGGTCGACAGGCGCTCCGGCGGTCGGAAGCGGCAAGGTCGCCGTGCTGCACGCGGCCAAGGACAAGGCGAGTCCAAGGAGGATGAAAGGGCGCTTCATAAGCACCTTATTAAAGCGCGGATTTATCCGAGGATTCTATGAAAAATTTGAGGACGCTCATCCCGAGGTCCTCGGGCGTGAGAGGGGCGCTCACGAAGATCGTTCCTCTCACCCCTCGCTTCAGGCGAGTTCGGCTTTGCGCGCCGTCACGATTTTCTCGGTGACGTTCGCCGGGACTTCCTGATACCCGGCGGGCTTGACGGAATACCCGCCTCGGTCGCCCGTCATGGAACGCAAGTCCGCGCTGTACGTTTGAATCTCGGCGAGCGGCACGACCGCCGAGATGGTGATGACCGTTCCTTCGGGCTCCATGCCTTGCACGCGTGCGCGGCGCGTTTGCAAGTCGCCGATGACGTCGCCCGTGAATTGCGCGGGTACGCGCACCTTGAGCGTCACGATCGGTTCGAGCAAGGTCGGCCGCGCTTTTTCCATGGCGGCGCGAAAGCCGATGCCGGCGGCGGTCTTGAAGGCGATGTCGCTAGAGTCCACGTCGTGATACGACCCGTGGTACACGACGACTTTGACGTTCTGCACGCGGTACCCGGCGAGCGCGCCTTTTTGCCGAGCTTCCTCCACGCCCTTCTCGATCGACGGAACGTACTTGCTGGGAATGACGCCGCCGACGATTTCCGATGCGAACTCGAAGTCCTCGCTGCTCGGCGAGACGCGCAGCCAGCAATCACCGTACTGCCCGTGTCCGCCCGACTGCTTCTTGTGCTTGCCTTGCGCTTCCGCGACCGCCCGCACCGTTTCCCGGTACGCGATTCTCGGCGTGCGCCCGCTCACCTTCACGCCCATCATGGCGAGCTTCTCCATGGCGATCTCGAGGTGCGTGTCGCCCATGCCCGACAAAATCAATTCGCCCGTCTCGGCGTTGCGCTCGAAGTGCAGCGTCGGATCTTCCTCGAGCAACTTCGACATCGCCGCGCCCAACTTGTCCTCGTCGGCCCGCGTCGCGGCCGTCACGGCGACGCTCATCACGGGGTCGGGCAAGTACAGCGGACCGAAGTCGATCGGCGCGTTCGGATCGCACAAGGTGTCGCCCGTGTGCACGTCGGCGATCTTCGTGAGGGCGCCGATCATGCCGGCGGTGAGCTCGCCGACTTCCACGAGGTCCTTGCCGTTGAGCACGTACAAGTGCGCGGGTCGCACGTCCGCTCCCACGGTCGTGTTGCGAATCGTGTCGCCCGCCTTGAGCACGCCGCTCCACACCCTCACGTACGCGATCTTCCCGACGAACGGATCGATGGTCGTGCGCCACACGCGGGCGCTGAACTTCTCGTCGTCCGTCGGTTCGCGCTTTTGCCCGTCCACGCCCGTGAGCGCGCCGCGTTCCTGCGGCGAGCGAAGCCCTTGAGCCATCAGGTGCAGCAGGCACGACAACCCCACGCCGGAGAACGCCGAGATCGGCAGCACCGGGTACAGCAATCCGCCGTGCACCGCCCGCAAAAACGCCGCCTGCAACGCCTCGTCGTCGATGGGCTCGTCGGCGAGGTACGCTTCGGTGAGGGCGTCGTCCGTTTCAACGATGCTTTCAACGAGGGTCGTTCGGTACTCCTCGACGATGTCCGTCATGTCCGACGGCACGTCGCCGCTCGCGCTCGCCGTGTACGCTTTGCGCGCCAGCAAGTCGACGACGCCGCCGAAGCCCGCTTCGCGCCCGATCGGCAGGTACGCGGCGACGGCCGGGCCCTTGAGGCTCGTGCGAATGTCGGCGAGCACCGCGTAGAAGTCAGCGCGCTCGCGGTCCATCTTGTTCACGGCGATGATGCGCGGCATGTTGAAGTTCTCGGCGGTATTCCACACGCGTTCCGTGCCGACTTCCACGCCCGACACGGCGCTCACGAGGACGAGGCTGGAGTCCGCCGCGCGAATCGCTCCGCGAATTTCACGCACGAAGTCCGCGTAGCCCGGCGCGTCGAGCACGTTGATGACGACGCCTTCGTGCTCGATCTTGAGCACGGACGTTGTGATGGAAATGCCGCGCTTGCGCTCGGCTTCTCCGAAGTCCGACGCGGTCGTGCCGTCCTCGACGCGGCCCATTCGCTCGCGCGCCCCGGTTTTCGCCAGCAACGCTTCCGTGAGACTCGTTTTACCGACGCCGCTATGACCGATGATCGAAACATTCCGAACACGCATCGAACCACCTCGCGAACACAGGAAAGAAGGCGACGGGCCAAAAAGCTGACTTGGAGGCACTTGTGGTGAGTGAAGTGTACACCGCGCGCTTCGAGTTGGCGTCGAACCCCGCGCCGAGTCTGACCGCCGCGAAGCGAGCGTGCCCGAGGCGACGGTGCCTTCGCGGCTCCGCGCGAACACTGAGGCCATGACCCTTTCCCCCGAGGAGTTCTCGTCGTTGCCGAGCGGCTGGAGCGGCGACGCGTCCGGCATTTCCCGTGAGTTCTCGTGCTCGTCGTACGCGGCGGGCGTCGCCTTCGCGCTGCGCGTGGCCCTGCTCGCCGAGAAGCGCGACCATCATCCCGACGCGCTGACGATCGCCTGGAAGAAGGTGCGGGTGACGTTCGTGACGCACTCGGCGGGCGGCGTGACGAACCTCGACGTGCGCGCCGCCCTCGAAGTGAACGCGCTGTTCGACGAGTGAAGTGCTAGGCTTCCTCGGTGGATCGTTCGCGCTTCTCGCACGACGTGACCGTGGAAGCTTCGCACATCGACGAGCTCGGTCACGTCAACAACGTCGTGTACCTGCAGTTCATGGAGGGCGTGGCCCGCGCGCACGCCAGCAGCGTCGGCATGGGCCTCGAAGTCTTGTCGACGCTGCGCTGCGTGCCCGTGGCGCGCCAGTCGACCATCAAGTACCTCAAGCCGACCTTTCTCGGGGACGTGCTGACGATCGA
This DNA window, taken from Deinococcus yavapaiensis KR-236, encodes the following:
- a CDS encoding Rad52/Rad22 family DNA repair protein, whose amino-acid sequence is MKLSDVQRRLSAPFPTHLVDFKPQAVTKDKKRALMVAYVDARAVMDRLDAVCPNDWHFEITPIDGTPTPTVKGRLTVLGVTREDIGEAGEGEAGTLKAAASDALKRCAVHFGVGRYLYDLPMSWVEWDDAKRTPVREPELPEWARPEPERTPGGAHLVQAIEQLRFELPADLGAQREVYKHLRAALAALKPDDQAA
- the aspS gene encoding aspartate--tRNA ligase, which encodes MKRSGYVASVGEQQLGQTVTLQGWVARRRDFGKLIFLEVRDRTGVLQVEVEPDSAAFAEAEKVRAEFVVEIEGELRLRPESQRKEGLGQFEVVAKRLQILNEAKTPPFELEQGERVSEEIRMKYRYLDLRRPEMFEKLRLRSKVIAALTSFLDAEGFLQVETPMLTKSTPEGARDFLVPSRLSKGEFYALPQSPQLFKQLLMIAGVDRYYQFARCFRDEDLRADRQPDFTQLDMEMSFVDQEDILALNERLLRHVFQTVLGEALPSPLPRMTYADAMNDYGSDKPDVRFDMKFADVTDVFGGAEFKAFADAVANGGVVKVVAAPELTRKQIDELERVAKQNGARGLAWAKREGNSLTGGISKFVGAQASELIARTGLAEGGTLLFSAGAWRTAVEALGAVRLALRDLFDLAANGPKFAMLWVTDFPQLDRDPETGTWTYMHHPFTAPHDEDLPLFGTDRQGEIRAKAYDLVLNGFEIGGGSVRIHSPEVQATMFTAIGFSEEQARAKFGFFMDALGYGTPPHGGIAWGFDRLVMVMSGATSIREVIAFPKNNRGVDLMVEAPGSVDEGQLAEVGLALRE
- the hisS gene encoding histidine--tRNA ligase; this encodes MASLQRPKGTLDHLPDGSPKIEPLTSARWHAFVVDAAKDVLERAGAAFVETPIFEAVDLVKRGVGGSTDIVRKEMFTVSYFEERDKFVLRPEGTASIVRAYLENGLKQLGSPLRLWTAGAMFRAENVQKGRYRQFHQVDYEVIGSADPIVDAEAIQLMVAVYARLGVKETTVKLGSVGDPQDREQYNAYLRELFGRHAERLSEDSKDRLVRNPMRILDSKSKDDQVLIDELQPKAMLDFLGDDARAHFSAVRSYLDAWGVKYEVDPSIVRGLDYYRRTAWEIHHDRIGAKSALGGGGRYDGLAEELGGAHTPAVGWAFGVERALLALEQEGVALPSADGPLLFVAALDEELLAAAAKVAMSVRAVGRAEFAVKARKPGAAAQDAAKKGARFLALLGSDEAARGSVSLKNLESGEVRDVPQANLNDILGGTR
- a CDS encoding alpha/beta hydrolase family protein, producing MRVVLALNALLGVNAASRYASIEQLRADTFGSGAFTVTRVLERNAAFTRSEVRWDSDNLKVAGFMNVPSGKGPFPVVLVLHGYVDPSTYRLLDYTTRYADALARAGFLVIHPNYRGHGASQGRPDGAFRIEYARDVLNLASIVRKSAGQAGPLREASANVGLWGHSMGGGIAQRVAVVDPKIKAVVLYGAMSGDDRKNARQVFYVFSKGTRGREELDAPRSVTDAVSPAHFYRLSNAVFSVHQGAADDQVPAGWARETCAKLKAAGKSAECFEYARAPHTFRGAADATFQARVTAFFRRNLR
- a CDS encoding IPT/TIG domain-containing protein; the encoded protein is MKKLLIIGALLFPVLASCAPTAAIRGVTVTPVLVKVSESASVGGTVTLQGRYLGGPATGRIRIGANADASGGFVLPASAVQSWTDSQIVFTVPANTPTGGSYLFVEVGDMHSTALPFSVKQ
- a CDS encoding diacylglycerol/lipid kinase family protein → MDGQTAPRRVLLLENPRSGQSLTDLSVFTSLLEARGVEITLRPHLPGVPFADLLTDVRAFDAVVAVGGDGTASSVAFAMRGSNVPLLVYPAGTANLIAQNLHLRADPAFLADVLLSGQTIVTDLGQLHAGTTMCGFTLMAGVGADAVMIKDSEELKPRLGVGAYVVSALRQLTPKAVKFNVTIDGRTIETEGISVVVANFGMVNFRLPVASGIDPTDGVLSIIVVKASSPLSLVPNVIDSVRMRFGLGDPMFDDNLEFYEGREVHIEAEEHLPIQFDGESFGERLPLTARVLPGAARFLTHVELDRITT
- a CDS encoding acyl-CoA carboxylase subunit beta, whose protein sequence is MPDLNLELQELVAEMEARRANVVAGGGPDRAKKQHEGGKMTARERIEHLLDSGSWLEFSTFTEHGGGPLMRGVEAPGEGVVTGRGTINGRQVFVFSQDFTVLGGSLGKMNAQKVTKIMDLAAKTGCPVIGLNDSAGARIQEGVDSLSGYGEIFYRNAIYSGAIPQISAILGPCAGGAVYSPALTDFVLMSEGTSYMFITGPEVIKSVTREDVTFDELGGAHVHTRRSGVAHLAGQGDEDTLRLVRSLLAYLPQNAKEKPPTRPTSDPVDRATPELLDVVVPDQRKPYAMHDVIESLVDDATFFEIQPHFARNILVGFAHLGGKVVGIVANNPKFMAGTLNIDASDKAARFIRTCDCFNIPILTLVDVTGFLPGVAQEHAGIIRHGAKMLYAYAEATVPKVTLITRKSYGGAYLAMNSRDMGADVVYAWPTAAVAVMGAEGAANIVYRREIQKSDNPAATRAEKIKQYKDTFDNPYVAAAKGYIDDVIAIEDTRRVLIQTFEMLEHKDEARPYKKHGNIPL
- a CDS encoding CAP domain-containing protein encodes the protein MKRPFILLGLALSLAACSTATLPLPTAGAPVDRIAAQAIGSTITLVAGTSTQINLTINGQPAQPGQLQWTTSNAAVATVTQSGYVTAVAAGTAVVRATLVAAPSNFLDIPVVVTAPANAPAPAPAPSPTPTPTPTPTPTPTPSPTPSDFEQRVLTLTNQARAVARVCGTESFVAAPALSWNANLATAARNHAADMAAKNYFSHTSLDGRTFVQRVVAAGYTGYRTLAENIAAGQTTPEQVVQGWLQSPGHCRNIMNASLRELGVGYVYNATSTYKHYWVQDFGAR
- a CDS encoding elongation factor G, translating into MRVRNVSIIGHSGVGKTSLTEALLAKTGARERMGRVEDGTTASDFGEAERKRGISITTSVLKIEHEGVVINVLDAPGYADFVREIRGAIRAADSSLVLVSAVSGVEVGTERVWNTAENFNMPRIIAVNKMDRERADFYAVLADIRTSLKGPAVAAYLPIGREAGFGGVVDLLARKAYTASASGDVPSDMTDIVEEYRTTLVESIVETDDALTEAYLADEPIDDEALQAAFLRAVHGGLLYPVLPISAFSGVGLSCLLHLMAQGLRSPQERGALTGVDGQKREPTDDEKFSARVWRTTIDPFVGKIAYVRVWSGVLKAGDTIRNTTVGADVRPAHLYVLNGKDLVEVGELTAGMIGALTKIADVHTGDTLCDPNAPIDFGPLYLPDPVMSVAVTAATRADEDKLGAAMSKLLEEDPTLHFERNAETGELILSGMGDTHLEIAMEKLAMMGVKVSGRTPRIAYRETVRAVAEAQGKHKKQSGGHGQYGDCWLRVSPSSEDFEFASEIVGGVIPSKYVPSIEKGVEEARQKGALAGYRVQNVKVVVYHGSYHDVDSSDIAFKTAAGIGFRAAMEKARPTLLEPIVTLKVRVPAQFTGDVIGDLQTRRARVQGMEPEGTVITISAVVPLAEIQTYSADLRSMTGDRGGYSVKPAGYQEVPANVTEKIVTARKAELA
- a CDS encoding 4a-hydroxytetrahydrobiopterin dehydratase codes for the protein MTLSPEEFSSLPSGWSGDASGISREFSCSSYAAGVAFALRVALLAEKRDHHPDALTIAWKKVRVTFVTHSAGGVTNLDVRAALEVNALFDE
- a CDS encoding acyl-CoA thioesterase, with amino-acid sequence MDRSRFSHDVTVEASHIDELGHVNNVVYLQFMEGVARAHASSVGMGLEVLSTLRCVPVARQSTIKYLKPTFLGDVLTIETRIFKVQGARAWRAYELRRGDELVASGETEWVWLDPVRQRPRAAAPEVLAAFGVPAS